In Aegilops tauschii subsp. strangulata cultivar AL8/78 chromosome 3, Aet v6.0, whole genome shotgun sequence, one genomic interval encodes:
- the LOC109749558 gene encoding uncharacterized protein, whose translation MAFLVLLGTIIAPVSDEYIPKNYYALVQDVRSIKKFNWNAFTLRFCLSEIGMVLQPGRVREWPRGNLALMEYLYWEKVQPITGPQYDPLALLSPLMRNWTEEASEKRDKYDFQYGRGVGMRMIEKLNKSGVFYKTGDSEKEEENEYGDNSESRNYGGDPPKKNVQEDDEDDLNDSQEKRPYYCTPDYLDSFKGDKDDPIEVPKVSDEKSVTSLGTDEIASRGSVGSIEQDEVPEEVVGKRKRKVSNLVKSPYVPIIPTKRAKRSAKAKLFEKEVFQNSSDEYDVVKASVKFVCAYEHSEKHRKKEIFNDGMREGLSAERACCILNHQWITGDVINAYSSYLLGVVGDDRHIMPTWLVNWLLEFRPDTEPRKNENEVMAKKNGPTYIPLNKGNTHWVSVVMHRPKEEFQVLDSLMGRELDSEVKVKVEELDIL comes from the exons ATGGCGTTTCTCGTCCTGTTAGGGACTATAATTGCACCGGTGTCTGATGAGTACATACCAAAGAATTATTATGCGCTAGTGCAAGATGTCAGGTCGATAAAAAAGTTCAACTGGAACGCATTCACTTTGCGGTTTTGTTTGTCGGAGATTGGTATGGTCTTGCAGCCCGGCCGTGTTAGGGAATGGCCACGTGGCAACCTAGCACTTATGGAG TATCTATATTGGGAGAAGGTGCAGCCAATCACCGGTCCGCAGTATGATCCGTTAGCGCTGTTGAGCCCCTTGATGAGGAACTGGACAGAAGAGGCATCGGAGAAAAGGGACAAGTACGACTTCCAATATGGTCGTGGTGTTGGGATG AGGATGATAGAGAAATTGAACAAAAGCGGTGTCTTCTACAAAACCGGTGATAgtgaaaaagaagaagagaatgAGTATGGTGATAATAGTGAATCTAGAAACTATGGTGGAGACCCTC CCAAAAAGAATGTGCaagaggatgatgaagatgatctTAATGATTCTCAAGAAAAGAGACCTTATTATTGCACACCTGACTATTTGGATAGTTTCAAGGGTGATAAAGATGATCCTATCGAAGTTCCTAAGGTATCGGATGAGAAATCCGTTACATCTTTAGGAACAGACGAAATCGCATCACGTGGATCAGTCGGTTCTATTGAACAAGATGAGGTACCGGAGGAGGTTGTTGGGAAACGGAAGCGCAAGGTATCAAACCTTGTGAAGTCTCCTTATGTGCCTATTATACCGACTAAGCGTGCAAAACGTTCTGCAAAAGCAA AACTATTTGAGAAAGAAGTATTTCAAAACTCTAGTGATGAATACGATGTGGTGAAAGCGTCTGTTAAGTTTGTCTGTGCTTATGAGCATTCAGAAAAACATAGAAAGAAGGAAATATTCAATGATGGCATGCGCGAAGGTCTTAGTGCAGAGAGGGCTTGTTGCATTCTTAACCATCAATGGATAACCGGTGAT gTTATCAATGCTTATTCGTCGTATCTTTTGGGAGTTGTTGGTGACGATCGTCATATAATGCCGACCTGGCTGGTCAATTGGTTACTAGAATTTAGACCAGACACCGAGCCAAGAAAAAATGAGAACGAAGTTATGGCAAAGAAGAATGGACCC ACTTATATTCCTCTTAATAAGGGAAATACCCACTGGGTTTCGGTCGTCATGCATCGCCCGAAGGAAGAGTTTCAGGTTCTTGATTCTTTGATGGGACGCGAACTTGACAGTGAAGTTAAAGTCAAAGTTGAGGAGCTG GATATTTTGTGA